A single region of the Glycine max cultivar Williams 82 chromosome 20, Glycine_max_v4.0, whole genome shotgun sequence genome encodes:
- the LOC100801355 gene encoding asparagine synthetase domain-containing protein 1 isoform X2 has protein sequence MCGIALIVSGIRIDTSSLPFDSTTATPTRKSEKLLFSLDDLKEALRRRGPDSFGAKKVLLQLLGQNGVSSFTVEEDGDAADGAIETAKLHFFGATLQLRGINPLVQPLTDASGNVLVYNGEIFGGLHLASDCNDAEFLLQTVGECCSCGSCATDRCVECGKSSIAGVLSAIKGPWAIIYWQDSSRTLWFGRDAFGRRSLLVHWPTVDDSTFLLSSVSPVSPVQQASEYEDHNGIGCLSYWEELPCGIYSVHVDASKTSGYLVGEVKIHEYTNSMLNELIKWERISVEPSSEDLHTFCHKLSLGQHAKHQPSSEAVPNKTGSIQPAIPMPAHILLNALKESVLRRTSMYTVYQAVISGIRQEKFFPVAILFSGGLDSMILAALLDKCMDPSYEIDLLNVSFDGQLAPDRKSAKAGLNELRRVAPSRKWRLVEIDADLSDLVFETSHVMSLINPANTYMDLNIGIALWLAAGGDGWVSDANTYDNDGNHVRIKYKSNAKILLVGSGADEQCAGYGRHRTSYRRGSWLGLHEEMRLDMQRIWRRNLGRDDRCIADNGKEARFPFLDEDVIRLLLNIPLWEVANLDQPSGIGDKRILREVAELLGLYEAAVLPKRAIQFGSRIARESNRKNFGSNRAANQASAGSVTIHRKSNFC, from the exons GCATCGACACCTCATCTCTGCCATTCGATTCAACAACAGCAACCCCGACTCGCAAATCCGAGAAA TTATTGTTCTCTTTGGATGATCTGAAAGAAGCGCTGCGGAGAAGGGGTCCCGATAGTTTTGGCGCCAAGAAAGTTCTTCTTCAATTATTAGGTCAAAACGGTGTCTCTTCCTTCACGGTGGAGGAAGACGGCGATGCAGCAGACGGTGCTATCGAAACCGCGAAACTTCATTTCTTCGGTGCCACACTGCAGCTCCGGGGAATTAATCCACTTGTTCAGCCACTGACAGATGCCTCTGGAAATGTTCTCGTGTATAATG GTGAGATTTTCGGAGGACTTCATCTCGCGAGTGATTGCAACGATGCCGAGTTTCTTTTGCAGACTGTAGGGGAGTGTTGCTCCTGTGGTTCTTGTGCAACTGATAGGTGTGTTGAATGTGGGAAGAGTTCTATTGCGGGTGTTCTTTCTGCAATTAAAGGACCCTGGGCTATCATCTACTGGCAG GATAGTTCGAGGACTCTTTGGTTTGGCCGAGATGCGTTTGGTAGGCGGAGCCTCCTTGTTCACTGGCCGACAGTAGATGACTCAACCTTTCTGCTTTCTTCTGTGTCACCTGTTTCACCGGTTCAGCAGGCCTCTG AGTATGAAGATCATAATGGGATAGGATGTCTTAGTTACTGGGAAGAGCTACCATGTGGAATATATAGTGTGCATGTTGATGCTTCAAAAACAAGTGGATATCTGGTGGGTGAAGTCAAGATACATGAATATACAAACTCAATGTTAAATGAACTTATCAAGTGGGAGAGAATTTCCGTTGAACCAAGCTCTGAAGACCTGCATACATTCTGTCACAAGTTATCCTTGGGGCAACATGCTAAGCATCAGCCTTCTTCAGAGGCAGTTCCAAACAAAACAG GCTCAATTCAACCTGCAATTCCAATGCCAGCTCATATTTTGCTAAATGCTTTAAAGGAATCAGTCTTACGGCGCACTTCAATGTATACTGTTTATCAG GCTGTGATATCTGGTATTAGACAAGAGAAGTTTTTTCCTGTGGCAATTCTTTTCTCTGGTGGCCTGGACTCTATGATACTTGCAGCATTATTGGATAAATGCATGGATCCCAGCT ATGAAATTGATCTACTTAATGTAAGTTTTGATGGGCAGTTAGCTCCTGATAGAAAATCTGCCAAGGCAGGGTTGAACGAACTAAGAAGAGTTGCACCTTCCAGAAA GTGGAGACTTGTGGAAATTGATGCTGACTTGTCAGACTTGGTGTTCGAAACTAGTCATGTTATGTCCCTCATAAATCCTGCCAACACCTACATG GACCTGAATATTGGAATTGCTTTATGGCTTGCTGCTGGTGGTGATGGATGGGTATCTGATGCAAATACATATGATAATGATGGCAATCATGTACGAATTAAATATAAGTCAAATGCGAAGATTCTCCTTGTTGGTTCTGGTGCCGATGAGCAGTGTGCTGGGTATGGGAGACATAGAACAAGTTATAGACGTGGAAG TTGGCTGGGGTTACATGAGGAAATGAGACTCGACATGCAAAGAATTTGGAGAAGAAATTTAGGGAGAGATGATAGATGTATTGCTGATAATGGGAAGGAG GCTAGATTTCCATTCTTGGATGAGGATGTTATAAGGCTTTTGCTCAATATTCCATTGTGGGAGGTAGCCAACCTCGATCAACCTAGTGGCATTGGTGATAAAAGGATTTTAAGAGAG GTTGCTGAATTGCTTGGTTTATATGAAGCAGCAGTTCTGCCAAAACGAGCAATCCAG TTTGGTTCAAGAATTGCAAGGGAATCAAATCGGAAGAATTTTGGAAGCAATCGAGCAGCAAATCAGGCATCGGCTGGCAGCGTAACGATTCATAGGAAATCcaatttttgttga
- the LOC100801355 gene encoding asparagine synthetase domain-containing protein 1 isoform X1: MCGIALIVSGIRIDTSSLPFDSTTATPTRKSEKLLFSLDDLKEALRRRGPDSFGAKKVLLQLLGQNGVSSFTVEEDGDAADGAIETAKLHFFGATLQLRGINPLVQPLTDASGNVLVYNGEIFGGLHLASDCNDAEFLLQTVGECCSCGSCATDRCVECGKSSIAGVLSAIKGPWAIIYWQDSSRTLWFGRDAFGRRSLLVHWPTVDDSTFLLSSVSPVSPVQQASAEYEDHNGIGCLSYWEELPCGIYSVHVDASKTSGYLVGEVKIHEYTNSMLNELIKWERISVEPSSEDLHTFCHKLSLGQHAKHQPSSEAVPNKTGSIQPAIPMPAHILLNALKESVLRRTSMYTVYQAVISGIRQEKFFPVAILFSGGLDSMILAALLDKCMDPSYEIDLLNVSFDGQLAPDRKSAKAGLNELRRVAPSRKWRLVEIDADLSDLVFETSHVMSLINPANTYMDLNIGIALWLAAGGDGWVSDANTYDNDGNHVRIKYKSNAKILLVGSGADEQCAGYGRHRTSYRRGSWLGLHEEMRLDMQRIWRRNLGRDDRCIADNGKEARFPFLDEDVIRLLLNIPLWEVANLDQPSGIGDKRILREVAELLGLYEAAVLPKRAIQFGSRIARESNRKNFGSNRAANQASAGSVTIHRKSNFC, encoded by the exons GCATCGACACCTCATCTCTGCCATTCGATTCAACAACAGCAACCCCGACTCGCAAATCCGAGAAA TTATTGTTCTCTTTGGATGATCTGAAAGAAGCGCTGCGGAGAAGGGGTCCCGATAGTTTTGGCGCCAAGAAAGTTCTTCTTCAATTATTAGGTCAAAACGGTGTCTCTTCCTTCACGGTGGAGGAAGACGGCGATGCAGCAGACGGTGCTATCGAAACCGCGAAACTTCATTTCTTCGGTGCCACACTGCAGCTCCGGGGAATTAATCCACTTGTTCAGCCACTGACAGATGCCTCTGGAAATGTTCTCGTGTATAATG GTGAGATTTTCGGAGGACTTCATCTCGCGAGTGATTGCAACGATGCCGAGTTTCTTTTGCAGACTGTAGGGGAGTGTTGCTCCTGTGGTTCTTGTGCAACTGATAGGTGTGTTGAATGTGGGAAGAGTTCTATTGCGGGTGTTCTTTCTGCAATTAAAGGACCCTGGGCTATCATCTACTGGCAG GATAGTTCGAGGACTCTTTGGTTTGGCCGAGATGCGTTTGGTAGGCGGAGCCTCCTTGTTCACTGGCCGACAGTAGATGACTCAACCTTTCTGCTTTCTTCTGTGTCACCTGTTTCACCGGTTCAGCAGGCCTCTG caGAGTATGAAGATCATAATGGGATAGGATGTCTTAGTTACTGGGAAGAGCTACCATGTGGAATATATAGTGTGCATGTTGATGCTTCAAAAACAAGTGGATATCTGGTGGGTGAAGTCAAGATACATGAATATACAAACTCAATGTTAAATGAACTTATCAAGTGGGAGAGAATTTCCGTTGAACCAAGCTCTGAAGACCTGCATACATTCTGTCACAAGTTATCCTTGGGGCAACATGCTAAGCATCAGCCTTCTTCAGAGGCAGTTCCAAACAAAACAG GCTCAATTCAACCTGCAATTCCAATGCCAGCTCATATTTTGCTAAATGCTTTAAAGGAATCAGTCTTACGGCGCACTTCAATGTATACTGTTTATCAG GCTGTGATATCTGGTATTAGACAAGAGAAGTTTTTTCCTGTGGCAATTCTTTTCTCTGGTGGCCTGGACTCTATGATACTTGCAGCATTATTGGATAAATGCATGGATCCCAGCT ATGAAATTGATCTACTTAATGTAAGTTTTGATGGGCAGTTAGCTCCTGATAGAAAATCTGCCAAGGCAGGGTTGAACGAACTAAGAAGAGTTGCACCTTCCAGAAA GTGGAGACTTGTGGAAATTGATGCTGACTTGTCAGACTTGGTGTTCGAAACTAGTCATGTTATGTCCCTCATAAATCCTGCCAACACCTACATG GACCTGAATATTGGAATTGCTTTATGGCTTGCTGCTGGTGGTGATGGATGGGTATCTGATGCAAATACATATGATAATGATGGCAATCATGTACGAATTAAATATAAGTCAAATGCGAAGATTCTCCTTGTTGGTTCTGGTGCCGATGAGCAGTGTGCTGGGTATGGGAGACATAGAACAAGTTATAGACGTGGAAG TTGGCTGGGGTTACATGAGGAAATGAGACTCGACATGCAAAGAATTTGGAGAAGAAATTTAGGGAGAGATGATAGATGTATTGCTGATAATGGGAAGGAG GCTAGATTTCCATTCTTGGATGAGGATGTTATAAGGCTTTTGCTCAATATTCCATTGTGGGAGGTAGCCAACCTCGATCAACCTAGTGGCATTGGTGATAAAAGGATTTTAAGAGAG GTTGCTGAATTGCTTGGTTTATATGAAGCAGCAGTTCTGCCAAAACGAGCAATCCAG TTTGGTTCAAGAATTGCAAGGGAATCAAATCGGAAGAATTTTGGAAGCAATCGAGCAGCAAATCAGGCATCGGCTGGCAGCGTAACGATTCATAGGAAATCcaatttttgttga
- the LOC100801355 gene encoding asparagine synthetase domain-containing protein 1 isoform X4 — MCGIALIVSGIRIDTSSLPFDSTTATPTRKSEKLLFSLDDLKEALRRRGPDSFGAKKVLLQLLGQNGVSSFTVEEDGDAADGAIETAKLHFFGATLQLRGINPLVQPLTDASGNVLVYNGEIFGGLHLASDCNDAEFLLQTVGECCSCGSCATDRCVECGKSSIAGVLSAIKGPWAIIYWQDSSRTLWFGRDAFGRRSLLVHWPTVDDSTFLLSSVSPVSPVQQASAEYEDHNGIGCLSYWEELPCGIYSVHVDASKTSGYLVGEVKIHEYTNSMLNELIKWERISVEPSSEDLHTFCHKLSLGQHAKHQPSSEAVPNKTGSIQPAIPMPAHILLNALKESVLRRTSMYTVYQAVISGIRQEKFFPVAILFSGGLDSMILAALLDKCMDPSYEIDLLNVSFDGQLAPDRKSAKAGLNELRRVAPSRKWRLVEIDADLSDLVFETSHVMSLINPANTYMDLNIGIALWLAAGGDGWVSDANTYDNDGNHVRIKYKSNAKILLVGSGADEQCAGYGRHRTSYRRGRMYVHYLFNAF, encoded by the exons GCATCGACACCTCATCTCTGCCATTCGATTCAACAACAGCAACCCCGACTCGCAAATCCGAGAAA TTATTGTTCTCTTTGGATGATCTGAAAGAAGCGCTGCGGAGAAGGGGTCCCGATAGTTTTGGCGCCAAGAAAGTTCTTCTTCAATTATTAGGTCAAAACGGTGTCTCTTCCTTCACGGTGGAGGAAGACGGCGATGCAGCAGACGGTGCTATCGAAACCGCGAAACTTCATTTCTTCGGTGCCACACTGCAGCTCCGGGGAATTAATCCACTTGTTCAGCCACTGACAGATGCCTCTGGAAATGTTCTCGTGTATAATG GTGAGATTTTCGGAGGACTTCATCTCGCGAGTGATTGCAACGATGCCGAGTTTCTTTTGCAGACTGTAGGGGAGTGTTGCTCCTGTGGTTCTTGTGCAACTGATAGGTGTGTTGAATGTGGGAAGAGTTCTATTGCGGGTGTTCTTTCTGCAATTAAAGGACCCTGGGCTATCATCTACTGGCAG GATAGTTCGAGGACTCTTTGGTTTGGCCGAGATGCGTTTGGTAGGCGGAGCCTCCTTGTTCACTGGCCGACAGTAGATGACTCAACCTTTCTGCTTTCTTCTGTGTCACCTGTTTCACCGGTTCAGCAGGCCTCTG caGAGTATGAAGATCATAATGGGATAGGATGTCTTAGTTACTGGGAAGAGCTACCATGTGGAATATATAGTGTGCATGTTGATGCTTCAAAAACAAGTGGATATCTGGTGGGTGAAGTCAAGATACATGAATATACAAACTCAATGTTAAATGAACTTATCAAGTGGGAGAGAATTTCCGTTGAACCAAGCTCTGAAGACCTGCATACATTCTGTCACAAGTTATCCTTGGGGCAACATGCTAAGCATCAGCCTTCTTCAGAGGCAGTTCCAAACAAAACAG GCTCAATTCAACCTGCAATTCCAATGCCAGCTCATATTTTGCTAAATGCTTTAAAGGAATCAGTCTTACGGCGCACTTCAATGTATACTGTTTATCAG GCTGTGATATCTGGTATTAGACAAGAGAAGTTTTTTCCTGTGGCAATTCTTTTCTCTGGTGGCCTGGACTCTATGATACTTGCAGCATTATTGGATAAATGCATGGATCCCAGCT ATGAAATTGATCTACTTAATGTAAGTTTTGATGGGCAGTTAGCTCCTGATAGAAAATCTGCCAAGGCAGGGTTGAACGAACTAAGAAGAGTTGCACCTTCCAGAAA GTGGAGACTTGTGGAAATTGATGCTGACTTGTCAGACTTGGTGTTCGAAACTAGTCATGTTATGTCCCTCATAAATCCTGCCAACACCTACATG GACCTGAATATTGGAATTGCTTTATGGCTTGCTGCTGGTGGTGATGGATGGGTATCTGATGCAAATACATATGATAATGATGGCAATCATGTACGAATTAAATATAAGTCAAATGCGAAGATTCTCCTTGTTGGTTCTGGTGCCGATGAGCAGTGTGCTGGGTATGGGAGACATAGAACAAGTTATAGACGTGGAAG AATGTATGTGCATTATCTTTTTAATGCATTCTGA
- the LOC100801355 gene encoding asparagine synthetase domain-containing protein 1 isoform X3: MCGIALIVSGIRIDTSSLPFDSTTATPTRKSEKLLFSLDDLKEALRRRGPDSFGAKKVLLQLLGQNGVSSFTVEEDGDAADGAIETAKLHFFGATLQLRGINPLVQPLTDASGNVLVYNGEIFGGLHLASDCNDAEFLLQTVGECCSCGSCATDRCVECGKSSIAGVLSAIKGPWAIIYWQDSSRTLWFGRDAFGRRSLLVHWPTVDDSTFLLSSVSPVSPVQQASAEYEDHNGIGCLSYWEELPCGIYSVHVDASKTSGYLVGEVKIHEYTNSMLNELIKWERISVEPSSEDLHTFCHKLSLGQHAKHQPSSEAVPNKTGSIQPAIPMPAHILLNALKESVLRRTSMYTVYQAVISGIRQEKFFPVAILFSGGLDSMILAALLDKCMDPSYEIDLLNVSFDGQLAPDRKSAKAGLNELRRVAPSRKWRLVEIDADLSDLVFETSHVMSLINPANTYMDLNIGIALWLAAGGDGWVSDANTYDNDGNHVRIKYKSNAKILLVGSGADEQCAGYGRHRTSYRRGRYYYDNVGWGYMRK; encoded by the exons GCATCGACACCTCATCTCTGCCATTCGATTCAACAACAGCAACCCCGACTCGCAAATCCGAGAAA TTATTGTTCTCTTTGGATGATCTGAAAGAAGCGCTGCGGAGAAGGGGTCCCGATAGTTTTGGCGCCAAGAAAGTTCTTCTTCAATTATTAGGTCAAAACGGTGTCTCTTCCTTCACGGTGGAGGAAGACGGCGATGCAGCAGACGGTGCTATCGAAACCGCGAAACTTCATTTCTTCGGTGCCACACTGCAGCTCCGGGGAATTAATCCACTTGTTCAGCCACTGACAGATGCCTCTGGAAATGTTCTCGTGTATAATG GTGAGATTTTCGGAGGACTTCATCTCGCGAGTGATTGCAACGATGCCGAGTTTCTTTTGCAGACTGTAGGGGAGTGTTGCTCCTGTGGTTCTTGTGCAACTGATAGGTGTGTTGAATGTGGGAAGAGTTCTATTGCGGGTGTTCTTTCTGCAATTAAAGGACCCTGGGCTATCATCTACTGGCAG GATAGTTCGAGGACTCTTTGGTTTGGCCGAGATGCGTTTGGTAGGCGGAGCCTCCTTGTTCACTGGCCGACAGTAGATGACTCAACCTTTCTGCTTTCTTCTGTGTCACCTGTTTCACCGGTTCAGCAGGCCTCTG caGAGTATGAAGATCATAATGGGATAGGATGTCTTAGTTACTGGGAAGAGCTACCATGTGGAATATATAGTGTGCATGTTGATGCTTCAAAAACAAGTGGATATCTGGTGGGTGAAGTCAAGATACATGAATATACAAACTCAATGTTAAATGAACTTATCAAGTGGGAGAGAATTTCCGTTGAACCAAGCTCTGAAGACCTGCATACATTCTGTCACAAGTTATCCTTGGGGCAACATGCTAAGCATCAGCCTTCTTCAGAGGCAGTTCCAAACAAAACAG GCTCAATTCAACCTGCAATTCCAATGCCAGCTCATATTTTGCTAAATGCTTTAAAGGAATCAGTCTTACGGCGCACTTCAATGTATACTGTTTATCAG GCTGTGATATCTGGTATTAGACAAGAGAAGTTTTTTCCTGTGGCAATTCTTTTCTCTGGTGGCCTGGACTCTATGATACTTGCAGCATTATTGGATAAATGCATGGATCCCAGCT ATGAAATTGATCTACTTAATGTAAGTTTTGATGGGCAGTTAGCTCCTGATAGAAAATCTGCCAAGGCAGGGTTGAACGAACTAAGAAGAGTTGCACCTTCCAGAAA GTGGAGACTTGTGGAAATTGATGCTGACTTGTCAGACTTGGTGTTCGAAACTAGTCATGTTATGTCCCTCATAAATCCTGCCAACACCTACATG GACCTGAATATTGGAATTGCTTTATGGCTTGCTGCTGGTGGTGATGGATGGGTATCTGATGCAAATACATATGATAATGATGGCAATCATGTACGAATTAAATATAAGTCAAATGCGAAGATTCTCCTTGTTGGTTCTGGTGCCGATGAGCAGTGTGCTGGGTATGGGAGACATAGAACAAGTTATAGACGTGGAAGGTACTACTATGATAATG TTGGCTGGGGTTACATGAGGAAATGA